From the Diospyros lotus cultivar Yz01 chromosome 13, ASM1463336v1, whole genome shotgun sequence genome, one window contains:
- the LOC127788122 gene encoding uncharacterized protein LOC127788122 — translation MALVSMKQNQGEPLKDFVSRFNMEALSIGNFDHSVAMVAFQNALRPGPFTQSLAKTPPIMFTDISGHATKYINAEKVMQAKRAEHAEKKDKKKHPEERKNDDWKEKHHPRWDSGGFTPLNAPRAEILATIEGKDYLKKPQPMKAPSDKRNQNKYYRFHRDHGHDMEECHQLKEEIQELINRGFLRRYVAKEGDS, via the coding sequence ATGGCCCTCGTAAGTATGAAGCAGAACCAAGGAGAACCTTTGAAAGACTTCGTTTCACGTTTCAATATGGAGGCCTTGAGCATTGGGAACTTTGATCACAGTGTGGCTATGGTGGCATTTCAGAATGCCCTAAGGCCTGGCCCTTTTACCCAGTCATTAGCCAAAACGCCCCCGATTATGTTCACGGACATCTCGGGTCACGCTACAAAGTACATAAATGCTGAAAAAGTCATGCAAGCCAAGAGAGCAGAGCACGCAGAgaagaaagacaaaaagaagCACCCCGAGGAAAGGAAGAATGATGACTGGAAGGAAAAACATCATCCTCGGTGGGACTCGGGTGGTTTTACCCCTCTGAATGCCCCAAGAGCGGAGATCCTGGCCACCATCGAGGGTAAGGACTATCTGAAGAAGCCTCAACCGATGAAGGCACCGTCTGATAAAAggaaccaaaataaatactaccGTTTCCATCGGGATCATGGCCACGATATGGAGGAATGTCACCAGTTAAAAGAGGAGATCCAGGAGCTCATCAACCGAGGTTTTTTAAGGAGATATGTGGCCAAGGAAGGcgattcttga